In one Niallia taxi genomic region, the following are encoded:
- a CDS encoding methyl-accepting chemotaxis protein, translating into MKKISTKIIILSLFNSIFVAAVNVFASLFMSSSQGSGSGENQAQSGLLGHLPPKQVLIGLGVSIVLGVILAYFLGRLISKPIVQLTEIAQKTSELELTEDDSIFGKTLVSKDETGEMARALLETRNSLKSMATQLKYVSSTVAAHSSSLTKNTEENARNIDQVVATIEEIAIGNNGQAQTISEVNTTLLEVVELMENITRDASAGADKAAASIDSIVEGQNTVELQGDKMDENISVSAEATSSINELSMMIGQVGNFVAVITNIAEQTNLLALNAAIEAARAGEAGRGFGVVADEIRKLAEESSRAAKEITGIIHDTTEKTNQAVSRINKAHNLIDEQKDALKITEEAFSKIKHTYDGIVHNFKQTAAHMNAINGKSRIISEQIQQMTETAEDFAANTEEISASGQEQLASTENIAASSKELHVLAEELDTEVNKFKVK; encoded by the coding sequence TTGAAAAAAATCTCAACAAAAATCATTATATTATCATTATTTAATTCTATATTTGTAGCAGCGGTCAATGTCTTTGCATCGCTCTTCATGAGCAGCAGCCAAGGTAGTGGAAGTGGAGAAAATCAAGCGCAGAGCGGTCTGTTGGGCCATCTCCCGCCAAAGCAAGTCCTTATAGGTCTTGGTGTTTCCATTGTCCTTGGTGTTATCCTGGCATACTTCCTAGGAAGATTAATATCAAAGCCAATTGTTCAATTAACAGAAATCGCCCAGAAAACATCAGAGCTTGAACTAACGGAAGACGATAGTATTTTCGGTAAGACACTTGTATCAAAGGACGAAACAGGGGAAATGGCTAGAGCACTTCTGGAAACGAGAAACTCATTGAAATCAATGGCAACACAGCTGAAGTATGTCTCTTCAACAGTTGCAGCACACTCAAGCAGCCTTACGAAAAACACAGAGGAAAATGCCAGAAATATTGATCAAGTGGTCGCAACAATAGAAGAAATTGCAATAGGAAATAATGGTCAAGCCCAAACAATCAGTGAGGTAAACACTACTTTATTAGAGGTTGTCGAACTGATGGAAAATATAACGAGAGATGCTTCTGCAGGTGCTGACAAAGCGGCAGCTTCCATTGATTCCATTGTAGAGGGGCAGAACACGGTAGAATTGCAAGGAGATAAAATGGATGAAAACATTTCGGTATCAGCAGAAGCAACATCCTCCATCAATGAATTGAGCATGATGATTGGTCAAGTTGGAAACTTTGTAGCCGTCATTACAAATATTGCGGAGCAAACAAATCTGCTGGCGCTGAATGCGGCAATTGAAGCGGCAAGAGCAGGAGAAGCAGGCAGAGGGTTTGGGGTAGTAGCCGATGAAATTAGAAAATTAGCGGAGGAATCATCAAGAGCTGCAAAGGAAATCACTGGCATCATTCATGATACGACAGAAAAAACGAACCAAGCAGTTTCACGTATCAACAAAGCACATAATCTAATTGACGAACAAAAGGATGCTTTAAAGATAACAGAGGAAGCATTCAGTAAAATTAAACATACGTATGACGGAATTGTGCATAACTTTAAGCAGACTGCAGCTCACATGAATGCAATTAACGGAAAATCACGGATCATTTCCGAGCAAATTCAGCAAATGACAGAAACGGCAGAGGATTTCGCGGCAAATACGGAGGAAATATCTGCTTCAGGCCAAGAACAGCTTGCGTCAACAGAAAACATTGCAGCTTCTTCCAAAGAACTGCATGTGCTGGCAGAGGAATTGGATACAGAAGTGAATAAGTTTAAAGTAAAGTGA
- the zwf gene encoding glucose-6-phosphate dehydrogenase, whose product MESMTFVLFGATGDLAKRKIYPALYNLYLDKKMPQAISVFGLGRKEFTDATFQEHVRKSIETFSRRKAENDEQLEAFIASFRYSILDATKIEDYETLLKKVEKREAELNIPQNRMFYLSVGPEFFDLIALNLKESGLGTTAGWKKLLIEKPFGHDLASARELNERLSKAFTEEEIYRIDHYLGKPMVQNLEALEFANPVLQALWNNKHIANVQITASEMVGVEERAGYYDHVGALRDMVQNHLLQMLMMTAMQTPEKVGQDQIREQKRKVMEALRPVNGQDIHENIVRGQYSSGEVNGQASVGYRDEPNIKENSSTDTFIAARLWIDNDLWEGVPFYIRTGKKMKEKSTRIVIEFKDTLKDLYEEKKDQIVPNLLIIEISPNENIKLLLNSKSPFENGKIEQVEIDLTHAQKDVPEAYERLIFDAFKGDSTFFAHWNEVELSWEWVQPVLDAFEQGDAPLHFYPAGSNGPEASDELLAANGFKWWLDSKPAEKDSLVSIG is encoded by the coding sequence ATGGAATCAATGACATTTGTGTTATTTGGTGCTACAGGAGATCTTGCGAAAAGAAAAATATATCCTGCTCTTTATAATTTATATTTAGATAAGAAAATGCCGCAGGCCATCTCCGTTTTTGGTTTAGGAAGAAAAGAGTTCACAGACGCTACTTTCCAGGAGCATGTGAGAAAATCAATTGAAACTTTTTCGAGAAGAAAAGCGGAGAATGACGAGCAGTTGGAGGCGTTTATTGCAAGCTTTCGTTACAGCATTCTTGATGCAACAAAAATAGAGGATTACGAAACCCTTTTGAAAAAGGTGGAAAAGCGGGAAGCTGAATTGAACATACCTCAAAATCGCATGTTCTATCTGTCAGTTGGTCCAGAGTTTTTTGATCTCATCGCCTTAAATCTGAAGGAAAGCGGTTTGGGTACAACAGCAGGTTGGAAAAAGCTGCTTATTGAGAAGCCGTTTGGTCATGATTTAGCTTCAGCCAGAGAGCTTAACGAGAGATTGAGCAAAGCATTTACAGAGGAAGAAATTTACCGCATTGACCATTACTTAGGAAAACCAATGGTCCAAAATCTAGAAGCATTAGAGTTTGCCAATCCTGTATTGCAAGCATTATGGAATAATAAGCATATTGCTAATGTGCAAATTACAGCAAGCGAAATGGTCGGAGTAGAAGAAAGAGCCGGCTATTATGATCATGTTGGTGCACTTCGTGACATGGTCCAAAATCATTTGCTGCAAATGCTGATGATGACTGCAATGCAAACACCTGAAAAAGTAGGTCAAGACCAAATACGTGAACAAAAACGAAAAGTGATGGAAGCACTTCGTCCAGTTAACGGGCAAGATATTCACGAAAATATTGTTAGAGGACAATACAGCAGTGGCGAAGTAAACGGCCAAGCTTCAGTTGGGTATCGTGATGAGCCAAATATTAAAGAGAATTCAAGCACAGACACATTTATAGCAGCAAGACTTTGGATTGACAATGATTTGTGGGAAGGTGTCCCATTCTATATTAGAACAGGGAAAAAGATGAAAGAAAAATCTACTCGGATTGTCATCGAATTCAAAGATACACTTAAAGATCTTTATGAAGAGAAAAAGGATCAGATTGTGCCTAATCTCTTAATAATAGAAATCAGTCCGAATGAAAACATTAAATTGCTGTTAAACAGTAAAAGTCCATTTGAAAATGGAAAAATAGAACAAGTGGAAATTGATCTTACACATGCCCAAAAGGATGTTCCAGAAGCATATGAGCGTTTAATATTCGATGCTTTCAAAGGTGATTCTACGTTCTTTGCTCATTGGAATGAAGTGGAATTGTCTTGGGAATGGGTGCAACCAGTATTAGATGCATTTGAACAAGGCGATGCTCCATTGCATTTCTACCCAGCTGGCTCTAACGGACCTGAAGCGTCAGATGAGCTGCTTGCAGCAAATGGGTTTAAGTGGTGGCTTGATAGTAAACCGGCAGAAAAAGACAGCTTAGTTTCCATCGGATAA